The stretch of DNA CCACGAAGGCGATGCCCAGCAGCACCAGCAGCTTCCGTCCGCCGGACATCAGATAGGCCGCCATGCTGATGCTGGACAGCAGCGGCATGAGCAGGTAGATCCAGTTCGCGCCCTGGTCCTTACCGGCGGGCTGCGGCGGTGCCGACAGCACGACCGGTTCCGTCGGGAGTTGCGGCGGGACGATCCTGGCGGAGCGATGAAAGATGATGCGGGACATCGAAGCTCTTCGTCTGTGCGGTGATCTCGGGGCCGGGCCGGCGGATGCCTGGGCGGCCACAGGGTCTTCCATCAGGACAGAACCCGCGCGACGACCGGGGTTCCTCTTCGGGGATCAGGCCGGGGCGCGCGGGTCCTGTGGGTCATTTCGCGGTGAAGCCGCCCCCGCCTCGGGTGCGTGGGCCGGGGTGGCCCGTTTCTCGCGGCCGCAGGCCTTCGAGCAGGCCCTGGAGGCCGTCGGTGATGGCGGACACGCTCGCCGCCCGTTGTTCCTGTAGGGCCTGGTTCGCGCTGTCGACCGCCTTGATGACCAGGTCGGAGAGGGTTTCCGCATCGGCGGGATCGATCACGGAGGGGTCGATGCGCAGCGAGACTATCCGGCCCTCGCCGGAGACCGTCGCCGTGACCAGGCCGTCGCCACCGTAGCCGGTGGCCTGGATTTTCGAGAGGTCCTGCTCGACGCCCGCCACTTCGCCCTCCATACGGCGGGCTTGGCCGGCCAGCGCGGCGAAGTCGATCTGACCGGAGTCGGTCATGGCGTCACGTTCCTTGCGTTGAGGGGTGGTGGCGTGGTGGCCGCCGCGGGCCCCGGGCCGGTGGCTGCCGCCGGGTGTCAGAGGTGGGAGTTCGAGGCCCACACCTGCTTTTGACCGGACTTGACGACGAGGTTGCCGTCGGGCTTGATCGTCAGGGTGGCGTCGGTGAAGCCGTCGGCGTTCGAAGCCCAGATGGGGTAGCGGGCGGCGTTGTAGACGACGAGGTTGCCGTCGTTCTGGAAGACGGCGAAGTTGCCTTTGCCGGAGACGACGGGAGACCAGATCGCCCGCTTTTCCTTCTGGTCGTAGAGCACGAGGTTGCCGTCGGTCTGCATGCTCAGCTTGACCCTGGCGGCCTTCCAGGACGTGCCGGGGTTCAGCGTCGCGACCGGCTGGATGACGAGGGGCGCCTCTGTCGACGTACCCGCCTTCGTGTCCACATGGCCCGACGTGGTGCCCGTGCCCTTCCCGGCCCCCGGGGTCCTGCCCGGGAGGGTCGCACCTGCCGACTGATCGGCGGCGCCAGGAGACGCGCTGCCGGAGGGCATCCCCGACGGATAGCCGGACGCGCCCCGGTCCCCCTGGGACTTGGTCAGCTCGGGGCTCTTGCCCTTCTTGCCGTGCTTCTTGGCCTCCGCCGACGCCGATTCCAGTCCTTCCGGCACGTGGAGTTGCCCGTTATTCGAATCAACCGCGCCGGTCAGGTGGTCCGAGGCCTGATTGCCCCGCCGACCCCTTGTCGCGGGTCAGGAACGGCAGGGCGATCAGGGCCACCGCCACGACACCCACGACGGCCGACAGCACCTTGGTCCGACGGCTGAGCGACCGACGGCCACCTGATGGCGCCTGCGGCTCCCCCGGCTCATCGCCGTCCTGCCCGGCCGGGCGGTCGGGTCGGTCGGGCGGACCCGTCAGGCCAGACCGGCCCGACAGGTTCCGGGCACCGGCGGCGTCCGGGGTCCGCCGCGTACTCGCGGGGCCGGGGACGGCCGCGGTCACTGCGCTGTCCGGGGCGCCGTTCCTGGACGCAGCGGGGCCCGCGCCCGGCTTTGACCGCCTGGACAGCCCGTTACGGTCCGTGCCCGGTGCAGGGGGCGACGGCACGGGGCCCGTGGGTCCCGCGCCGACGGCCGACTCCGAGGTGGACGCCGCGTCCGTACGGGGGCCGCCCGGACGCTCGGCGTCCGCGCGGGTTCTGCTGCCGGGGCGCGGTCGGAGCGACGACCCCGGCTTCCGCCGTCCGGCCGCGTCGGCGGCGGGCGCGGCGGGGCCGGTGGGGCCGGTCGCTCCAGGGCGTATCGCGTCGTCCCCGTCCGTACCCCCGGCGGTCACAGGCCCTCCCCGCGGGCCGGGCTGACGACACTCCGCTCCTCACCGGACCGGGCGCCTGTCGCCGCCCGGTCCGGGGCATGGCGGGATGGTGCTGTCGTACTGGTCATCGTCCGTGCTCCTCTGCGCTGTTCTCGTTCGGAAATCGTCGGCGTCGGCCGTGGGGGGAGTGCTCGGCCGCCGCTCGGAGCGGCGTCGAGGCCGGCGAGCGGCGGACCGCCACCGGCCGGTCTCGGTGTCCCGGCGGCGGGCTGTCGTCAGGTTCAGCAGGACGAGGGGCCGCACGCGCCCGTGGTGTGAGGCGCGCGACGACCGAAGCGGGGAGCCGGCCCCCGTTCCGGGCGATTTCGTCCCGCAGTGTGATGTCGTCGCCGCAGCCGCAGCCGCAGCCGCGGCCGAGGACGATCCGCGGTTCTTCGTTACGGAAGACGGCCTGCGGGTCCAACGCCAGGCCGTCGATCGGACGAGGGCTGTAGGCCGCCGGCCCGCGGATCTGTTCCCCACCGCCCTTCCTGCCGCGTGCCAGTTGGATGTCGCCGGAGAGACCGTTGCCGTCCTCCTGCGGGTCGTGCAGGTCAAGAACGCGCGACATTCCGTCAGGCTCGGTCACGACCAGGGTGCGGTCGTCGGTCTCCGCGTGCATTCGGTGCAACTCCTCGGCGGGGTCTACGCGGTCTTCAGTAACCTGTTGTGCTGGTTGCCGACCGGCACCAGCGGGGCCCGCACCCCTGCTCTCGGGCCGGCCAACGCGTGTCTCTCTCCGCCCACTTCTCCCGGTGGCCCTGTCCGGGTGCCATGGCGGCCTGCTCCCGGTGCCTTCCTCACGGCCCTCTCCGCCTCGGCCACGCACTGGTCCGCCGGGCCGCCACCGGGCGCACCGCATCCCCGAACACCGGGCGCCGGACGGGGCCCTGGGGGCCATCGCAGTATGGTACGCCCGGCTGTGACGGGGCGAGTGATACTGCGGGCCTGGGGGTACGGGATGCGCCAGAAGCGCCCGGGTACTCATCCGTCCTCTCCCGGAGCGGGGGGCGGCGGCTGGGCGTGGAGCCAGGTGATCAGGAAAGGACTCATGAACAGAAGGGTGAACAACTTGTCGGCGAGTTTGCCGAGCGCGCCGATCCCGAAGGTGTCCACCGCGCCCTGACGGTGGAGCCAGCGGCTGTCGATCAGGCCCAGGATCGCGGTGCGCAGTGCTCCGACGGAGATCGCGTCGATGAGCCCACCGATGATCGAGGTGAGGGCGAACAGCGCCGCTCGTCCGCCGACGAGCTTGACGAGCGTGCCGTCCGACGCGCGGGCCCCGAAGATCGCCGACTGCGTCGCGCCGCTCACGAAGGACGTCACCGAGCCGGTGACGAGGCTCAGAGCGAATTCGTACATGCCGCCACGCCAGCGGATGGGGCGCTCGTTCGCTCCCCACTCGGTGTTCCAGCTGTCGTCGTTGGGCCGCCACGTCGGCCACTTCCCGTAGTCGAGGTTGGACCAGTGCACCTTCCAGCCGCCGCGGCCCGCGGCCATGTGCGCGGCGGAGACGACGCCCTTGCTCAAGGAACTCAGCGTGGCGCCGAACGCGGCCCGCGCCACGTCCAGTCCGGTCAGCGGAGTCCGGCCGCTGGCCCTGACGATCGACAGGGCGATCAGGCCGACGACGAAGTCGAGGGCCCATTCGCGGGTCATGTCGACGCCGAGGGACTGGATCGCCTTGCTGAGGAACGGGGTGAGCACCGACTCGCCCATCGAGGACGGGCCGAACTCCCAGCGGTTGGGCTCAAGCAGTGAGCGGCTCCAGCCGCGGTATTCGTTGTCCCATCCGACGAAGTGGGTCTCCCGCCCGACGACGCTGCCCACATTGTCCGCGTCGAACTCGGTGATGTAGCCGGCGATGTTGCGGGAGTTGAGGAGCGTGACCCCGTCCCGGCCGTAGCGGCGCACCTGCTTGTTGAAGCTGTCGGTCTCCAAGAAGGTTTCGTCCGTCAGTCTGTTCTTCTCGCGGACGATCATGCCGTGGTCGGATTCCTGCCAGACGTTGGCGTCGAACGGCGTGTCGGTGGTGGGGCTGTAGTCGCGGACGCGGAACAGCCGGTCGGTGAACCGGGCGCGGACCGCGCCGACCGGCTTGGGAGCGGGTATCTCCTGGATGATCCGGTCGTCGAGGCTGGTTACGCGGTCCGACCAGCGGGCACCGGGCGCCCAGCGGTCGAGCGGGGCGCCCGTCGCGTCGAACCAGTGCCGGACACGGTCGTGCACGCCGTCGCCGAACTCCATGACGTTGCCGTGACCGTCGGTCTTGTTCCAGTGCCACACTTCGCTGCCATCCGGTCCCGGGACGCTCCACGCGTCGACGGCGGCCCCGCCGCCGAGCAGCCGGTGGTCGCGGACGAGGCGTTCGGGGTTCTCGCCCGCGCCGGCCTCCGACCGCCCTCGGCCGGGGGTGGAGCCCCTGTCCGTGCGGCGGAAGTCCTGGAACGACTCCAGGTCCCAGCCCCACGGGTCGATCTGCCGGTTGAAGGCGGTTTTGCGTGTGCCGTTGATGTGCGGGTCGGCCGCGTCGTGCCATGTGGAAGTGGGGGAGCTGCCGTTCGTGGTGCCGATGATCTGTATCCCGCGGGCGCCGCCGGCGGGGTCGGGGAAGGTGTCGGCCCGGCTGATGACCGTGCCGTGGTGGTCGTACAGGGTCCAGTCGCTGTTGTCGGGGGTGTCGCCGCCGTGCGGGGCCACGCCGTCTTCCGCGTGGGCGACGCGCGCCACCGGGCGCGGTCGGTGTGCGAGGTGGGTGCCGTCCGTGAAACCGGTGCGGACGGTGTTCCACCGCTTGGCGGCGTCGGGGCTGTACCAGTCGTCGTCGCCCTGGTCGGTGGTGTGGCGGTCCTGCCATGCGACGGACCTGTCCCCGAAGCCGGCGGGGACGGTGAAATCGGTTCTTACGCCGGTCCGGTGACCGCGAAGGTCGCCCGCGGACCATGGCAGGTATCCCGCCTCCAGGGGGACGGGGTGCCCGGCCTCGGTGTTCGGCAGTGCCACGTCGCCCACTTCGAGTGTCTCGCCGTTGGGCAACGTGCGCGTCTCACGGACGATGTCGCCGTCCTGCGTGACGTAGAACACGGCTTTGTTGCTGGAGGTGAACTGCGTTCCTGAGGTGCTCGGCCGTCCGGACGCGGACTCCAGGTGCCAGGTCCCCACGCGCAGCCGGTTGTCGTCGGCGAGCCAGGTGTGCCGGCTCAGGTCGGTCCCACCGATGACGGAATTGGCCCATTCGCGGATGAAGACGGGCGGCCGCTGCTCGGCGAACCGCTCGACGACCAGGTGGTCGCCGTTCTGAAGGGTCTGCGCGAAGCCGTTGACGTTGCCGTCGGCATGCAGGGAGATGTGGTCGCGCCCGGGGACGCCGTCCTTCCCCATCTGCACCTGGTGGTATCGCCTTACGTCGTGCAGGCGGGACTGGACGGGGCCGTACTTCCGCTGCACCGTCACGTACCGGCCACTGACCGGGTGACGCATCTGGTCGGCGTAGCCACCGAACCACTTCCCGTGCCGGGTCCCCCGGGCGATCGGCTGGAACTCGGAGTCGTAACGCACCCAGGTGGCGTTGCGGACACCCTGCGTACCCGGGGTGTTGCCGAGGTCGGCCAGCACGTGCCCGCCGTCCGTGCCGAGCCGGAAGTGCCTGACCTGGATGCGCCTGCCCGCGAAACTCGTGACGTCGTGGTAACTGCGGGTGCTCTCCGACCAATGCCGTTCACCGGAGTTCGTGACCAGGCCGTTCACGTCGAACTCAGTCCACGTGCCGCGCTGGTTGAGGAGCCGGAACATGCCGAGACTCGCGGAGGAGTGGTGCGCGTCGAGGATGCCGCCCCCGGGCAGCGAACGGCGCTCGAACACGGTGGTGTTGGAGTGGCTGACCAGGTGGACCCGGCCGGCAGCCGCGCCGCCCATGTCCACTGTGCCGCCTTCGAACCACTTCCGCGCCGAGGACTCCGGCCGGGGGACGCCGTGCGCGTCCACCGTGACCATCGACCAGGTGGGTTCGCCCTGGACCGGGTAGGTGATCTCGAAGTAGCGATTCGGGTCCGCCTCCCGGCCCCGGAAGATGTTGACGCGCTGGAACTCCAGGCGCCCGGCGGCGTCGAACCGCCGGAACTCGCCCCTGCGGACACCGGCCCTCATGATCCGCCACCCGCCGCCGGGTTCCGGATACGCCTGGCTGCCGGGCAGTTCGTCGAGGTTGCCGTCCAGGACCCGCGGATTGTCCGATGTGGTGTCGAGGAGCTGTGACAGCGCCGGATCATCGATCCGCGCGTCACCGAGCCGGATGGCGCTGAACCGGTGTGCGCCGGCGCCGTCGGCGACATCGAGGACGCTGATCTCTCCGCCGTCGTGCGCCATTCGCCGCTCGGTCACGCTGTGTTCCAGCCGTCCGTGGGCGTCGAAGAGGCGGAAGCCGCTGTCGCTCTGTACGTGGAAGCCGGCGTCGCCGGCGTCGCGGTCGCGTGCTCGTACGACGTGCGGCTGCTGGTTCAGTTCCCCGTCGAGCAGGTGGTGCGCGCCGCCGGGGAACACCCGGATGTTCTCGGGGAGGTGGACGCCTCCGGCGTCGGTCAGACGCTGGGCTTCGAATTCGTGAGTGCCGTCGGCGGCGTGGGCCCGGACCGT from Streptomyces tsukubensis encodes:
- a CDS encoding YbaB/EbfC family nucleoid-associated protein, yielding MTDSGQIDFAALAGQARRMEGEVAGVEQDLSKIQATGYGGDGLVTATVSGEGRIVSLRIDPSVIDPADAETLSDLVIKAVDSANQALQEQRAASVSAITDGLQGLLEGLRPRETGHPGPRTRGGGGFTAK